From the Planctomycetia bacterium genome, one window contains:
- a CDS encoding recombinase family protein has translation LLADSQERVRVAERRLTEIDNELVSLRGKLVDETVVARALADFDKLWETLAPREQSRVLELLVDRVDYDGEHGRISLTFHATGIKTLTHELARHQEDAA, from the coding sequence CTCTTGGCGGATTCTCAGGAACGCGTTCGCGTCGCCGAGCGCCGGCTCACGGAAATCGACAACGAACTCGTCTCGTTACGCGGCAAGCTTGTGGACGAAACGGTGGTGGCCCGCGCCTTGGCCGACTTCGACAAGCTGTGGGAGACCCTAGCGCCGCGGGAGCAGTCCCGTGTGCTGGAACTGCTCGTCGACCGGGTTGACTACGATGGCGAGCACGGCCGTATCTCGCTGACGTTCCACGCTACCGGCATCAAGACGCTGACCCATGAACTCGCCCGCCACCAGGAGGACGCAGCATGA
- a CDS encoding NAD(P)H-binding protein has product MCCAVWPENPDKLRPSVKGSTEIVRGDVLSPPSLDAALQGVQTAYYLVHLMSGSSDFEEEDRQAATNFAAAAQRAAVRRIIYLGGLGDDGDPKLSPHLRSRHEVGEILRNSGVETIEFRAGMVVGARSLSFQLMKSLTDRLPVMICPRWLTTPTQPIAIQDVLAYLLAAKDLPPGESRIFEIGSPDVVTYSDLIREYARQRGLRRWLIFVPVLTPYLSGLWLALVTPATYEVGRHLIEGLKNPTVVRNSQALHTFPIRPVGAAEAIRLAIKESESSK; this is encoded by the coding sequence TTGTGTTGCGCTGTCTGGCCCGAAAATCCCGACAAACTGCGCCCTTCGGTCAAGGGTTCCACGGAGATCGTCCGAGGGGACGTGCTGTCCCCTCCCTCGCTCGACGCGGCGTTGCAGGGTGTCCAAACCGCCTACTACCTCGTGCATCTGATGTCGGGATCGTCCGACTTCGAAGAAGAAGATCGACAGGCGGCGACCAACTTTGCGGCTGCCGCCCAGAGAGCCGCTGTCCGGCGAATCATCTACCTTGGCGGATTGGGGGACGACGGCGACCCCAAGCTGTCGCCCCACCTGCGAAGTCGGCATGAGGTGGGCGAAATCCTCCGCAACTCCGGGGTTGAAACGATCGAATTCCGGGCCGGAATGGTCGTGGGGGCGCGAAGCTTGTCATTTCAATTGATGAAGTCGTTGACGGATCGCCTCCCGGTAATGATCTGCCCACGCTGGCTCACCACGCCGACGCAGCCCATCGCTATCCAAGACGTGCTGGCATACCTGCTCGCCGCGAAAGACTTGCCTCCAGGCGAGAGTCGCATCTTCGAAATCGGCAGCCCGGATGTCGTCACCTATAGTGACCTGATTCGAGAATATGCTCGACAGCGAGGGCTGCGGCGGTGGCTGATCTTCGTACCGGTGCTGACGCCCTATTTATCTGGGCTATGGCTGGCGCTCGTCACACCAGCCACCTACGAAGTGGGGCGCCACTTGATCGAAGGGCTGAAGAATCCGACGGTGGTGCGAAACTCGCAGGCCTTACACACATTCCCGATCAGGCCGGTGGGAGCGGCTGAGGCGATCCGGCTCGCCATTAAGGAATCGGAATCGTCCAAATGA
- a CDS encoding DUF1990 domain-containing protein: MRTLSLQKPTPDILYQFLAEQAALDFSYSAVGATAGTPPAGYVVDRTRIALGYGESVFESAKVALQRWQQFRLGWVEAWSPDTPLEAGQVVAIMGRAVGCWWLNACRIVYTVEESGETATFGFAYGTLPGHVESGEERFLIVWDRDTDQVSYDILAFSRPNHILTRLSYPLVRWKQKRFGRDSAASMFKSVNPYSTMSVVIQSTN, translated from the coding sequence ATGCGAACCTTGTCGTTGCAAAAACCAACGCCGGACATCCTGTACCAATTCTTGGCGGAACAGGCGGCGCTGGACTTCAGCTATTCGGCAGTCGGAGCAACCGCTGGCACGCCTCCAGCGGGTTACGTCGTGGACCGTACACGCATCGCATTGGGGTACGGTGAGTCGGTCTTCGAGTCCGCCAAGGTGGCACTGCAACGCTGGCAGCAGTTTCGACTCGGCTGGGTCGAGGCATGGTCGCCGGACACACCCCTCGAAGCCGGTCAGGTGGTGGCGATCATGGGGCGCGCGGTGGGATGCTGGTGGCTCAATGCTTGCCGCATCGTGTACACGGTCGAGGAGTCCGGAGAAACAGCCACGTTTGGCTTTGCCTACGGAACACTGCCGGGCCATGTGGAGAGCGGCGAAGAGCGCTTTCTGATCGTGTGGGATCGGGACACCGATCAGGTCTCCTACGACATTCTGGCGTTCTCCAGGCCGAACCACATTCTGACTCGGCTCAGCTATCCGCTCGTTCGTTGGAAACAAAAGCGCTTCGGGCGAGATTCCGCCGCCTCGATGTTCAAGTCGGTGAATCCCTATTCCACCATGTCGGTCGTGATTCAGAGTACGAATTGA